A genomic region of Gemmata massiliana contains the following coding sequences:
- a CDS encoding Gfo/Idh/MocA family protein produces the protein MPQKVTRRRAIQIGTAGTLGYLFTGPTYSVARAFGANEKIRVAGIGVGGKGSGDIEQAGKFMEVIALCDIDDERLNSRAAMWPNAKKYFDYRKLLDEMAKDIDAVTVSTADHSHAPAAVLAMRAGKHVYCQKPLTHTVFEARLMREVAAKHKVCTQMGNQGSALNGLRRAVELIHAGTLGPIREAHVWTNRPAHYWKQSPDITARPKEAPVPKTVHWDEWIGPAPMRPYALAFSPRPAYHPHDWRGYWDFGTGALGDMACHTTNMAFRALKLGAPTAVVAEAGEINPETYPAWARIQYLFAARGDAPACTLHWYEGSRDGKRVLPPEELLAKLLKKGEKLSDSGSILVGDKGVLFSPNDYGARFRLTPEKDFEGLQTTTPEKTPEGVDKGEDPHMKKEWADAIKAGKPALASSNFDFAGQLTETMLLGNIAVRFAGTKLEWDATKLRFTNSDAATKFVSKEYRKGWDFLTQG, from the coding sequence GTGCCCCAAAAGGTTACTCGCCGCCGCGCGATCCAGATCGGAACCGCCGGTACCCTCGGCTACCTGTTCACCGGCCCCACCTATTCCGTCGCGCGCGCGTTCGGCGCCAACGAGAAGATCCGCGTCGCCGGGATCGGCGTCGGCGGGAAAGGATCGGGAGATATTGAACAGGCCGGGAAATTTATGGAAGTGATCGCGCTCTGCGACATCGACGACGAGCGCCTGAACAGCCGCGCCGCGATGTGGCCGAACGCGAAGAAGTATTTCGATTACCGCAAGCTCCTCGACGAGATGGCCAAAGACATCGACGCCGTCACCGTTTCGACCGCGGACCACTCGCACGCGCCGGCCGCGGTGCTCGCGATGCGGGCCGGGAAGCACGTGTACTGCCAGAAGCCGCTCACGCACACGGTCTTCGAGGCGCGCCTGATGCGCGAGGTCGCCGCGAAGCACAAGGTGTGTACACAGATGGGGAACCAGGGGTCCGCGCTCAACGGGCTGCGCCGGGCGGTGGAACTGATCCACGCAGGCACCCTCGGCCCGATCCGCGAGGCCCACGTCTGGACGAACCGCCCGGCGCACTATTGGAAGCAGTCCCCGGACATCACCGCCCGGCCGAAGGAAGCCCCGGTCCCGAAGACCGTCCACTGGGACGAGTGGATCGGGCCGGCGCCGATGCGCCCCTACGCGCTGGCGTTCTCCCCGCGCCCCGCGTACCACCCGCACGACTGGCGCGGGTACTGGGACTTCGGCACCGGCGCGCTGGGCGACATGGCGTGCCACACCACGAACATGGCGTTCCGCGCCCTGAAGCTCGGCGCCCCGACCGCCGTGGTCGCCGAGGCGGGCGAGATCAACCCCGAAACGTACCCCGCGTGGGCACGCATCCAGTACCTCTTCGCGGCCCGCGGGGACGCCCCGGCCTGCACCCTCCACTGGTACGAGGGCTCGCGCGACGGGAAGCGCGTGCTCCCGCCCGAGGAGCTGCTCGCGAAACTGCTGAAGAAGGGCGAGAAGCTCTCCGACAGCGGGTCGATCCTGGTGGGCGACAAGGGCGTGCTGTTCAGCCCGAACGACTACGGCGCCCGGTTCCGGCTCACCCCGGAAAAGGACTTCGAGGGGCTGCAAACGACGACCCCGGAGAAGACCCCGGAGGGCGTCGATAAGGGCGAAGACCCGCACATGAAGAAGGAGTGGGCGGACGCGATCAAGGCCGGCAAGCCGGCGCTGGCGTCCTCGAACTTCGACTTCGCCGGGCAGCTCACCGAGACGATGCTGCTCGGGAACATCGCGGTCCGGTTCGCGGGCACGAAACTGGAATGGGACGCGACCAAGTTGCGGTTCACGAACTCGGACGCGGCGACGAAGTTCGTCAGCAAGGAGTACCGCAAGGGCTGGGACTTCCTGACCCAGGGCTGA
- a CDS encoding RNA polymerase sigma factor, whose product MAIGSLAGVIPRLRATALALPGATSDAELLDRFITARDAAAFEALVRRHGPMVLAVCRRILRNTHDAEDAFQATFLVLAYKAASVSPRNRLAAWLHGVAQKTALKARHRAARRTEVEKRVPARSAEDMTPELTRADAEPLLDQELAALPELYRLPIVLCDLEGQLRSAVAVTLGCSEGTLSSRLTRGRRMLADRLKRRGVSLSSAALVVILTERQVALAESLVRATVPVALAPMSATVSPNVAQLATGVLKSMFLKKLQTVTVAAVVTLGATFALTGLVADPTHAAAPVPKTPAGPALDEKALNEALADVDGQLLLNRKVLKDIKCDIDQLDRIMDAVEAGTLASRKKTQEAMVQIKVNANGGNVNPEAINQMFKDAQEAGEKEMRKATAEVVTKMLTLPQRARLREIDLQSRGHDVFTTASVAKALDLSPKQKEQFAANVQQTADEVQQAFQKPVQVGLGNFAAVSSFDVDSITKEARAEGMKRALAILTDEQKESWKKLTGEPIKYTINRPWMGTSTGVVRAGAGGVMVAPRVVGVALPAAALPAVPLPAPVPANPGK is encoded by the coding sequence ATGGCAATCGGATCGCTGGCCGGCGTGATCCCCCGGTTGCGGGCGACCGCACTCGCGCTCCCCGGTGCCACGAGCGACGCCGAACTGCTCGACCGGTTCATCACCGCGCGCGACGCGGCCGCGTTTGAAGCGCTGGTGCGCCGGCACGGGCCGATGGTGCTCGCCGTGTGCCGCCGAATCCTGCGGAACACGCACGATGCGGAAGACGCGTTCCAGGCCACGTTCCTGGTGCTCGCGTACAAGGCCGCGTCGGTGTCGCCGCGGAACCGCCTCGCGGCGTGGTTGCACGGGGTGGCCCAGAAGACCGCACTCAAGGCCCGGCACCGCGCCGCGAGGCGCACCGAGGTGGAAAAGCGGGTTCCCGCACGGAGCGCCGAAGACATGACGCCCGAACTCACGCGCGCCGACGCCGAGCCGCTCCTGGACCAGGAACTCGCGGCGCTCCCCGAGCTCTACCGGCTCCCGATCGTCCTGTGCGACCTGGAGGGGCAGTTGCGCTCCGCGGTCGCGGTCACCCTCGGGTGCTCCGAGGGCACCCTGTCCTCGCGCCTCACGCGCGGCCGGCGCATGCTCGCCGACCGCCTGAAGCGCCGCGGCGTTTCGCTCTCCAGCGCCGCCCTCGTCGTCATCCTGACCGAGCGCCAGGTCGCACTGGCCGAGTCCCTGGTCCGCGCGACCGTCCCGGTCGCACTGGCCCCGATGTCAGCCACCGTGTCCCCCAATGTTGCCCAACTCGCGACAGGAGTATTGAAGAGCATGTTCCTGAAAAAACTGCAAACGGTCACCGTCGCCGCCGTCGTCACCCTCGGCGCCACGTTCGCGCTGACCGGGCTGGTCGCGGACCCGACCCACGCGGCGGCCCCGGTCCCCAAGACCCCGGCGGGCCCCGCGCTCGACGAGAAGGCGCTCAACGAGGCGCTCGCCGACGTGGACGGCCAGTTGCTCCTGAACCGCAAGGTGCTCAAGGACATCAAGTGCGACATCGACCAACTCGACCGCATCATGGACGCCGTTGAAGCCGGAACCCTGGCGTCGCGCAAGAAGACCCAGGAAGCAATGGTGCAGATCAAGGTGAACGCGAACGGCGGGAACGTGAACCCCGAGGCCATCAACCAGATGTTCAAGGACGCACAAGAGGCCGGCGAAAAGGAGATGCGCAAGGCCACGGCGGAAGTGGTCACGAAGATGCTCACACTCCCCCAGCGCGCCCGGCTCCGTGAGATCGACCTCCAGTCCCGCGGGCACGACGTGTTCACCACGGCCTCTGTCGCGAAGGCACTCGACCTGAGCCCGAAGCAAAAGGAACAGTTCGCCGCGAACGTCCAACAGACCGCGGACGAGGTCCAGCAGGCGTTCCAGAAGCCGGTCCAAGTCGGGCTCGGGAACTTTGCCGCGGTTTCCTCGTTCGACGTCGATTCGATCACCAAGGAAGCACGGGCCGAGGGGATGAAGCGGGCACTGGCGATCCTGACCGATGAGCAGAAGGAATCGTGGAAGAAACTGACGGGCGAGCCGATCAAGTACACGATCAACCGCCCGTGGATGGGTACGAGCACCGGGGTCGTCCGCGCCGGCGCGGGCGGCGTCATGGTCGCCCCGCGGGTCGTGGGCGTCGCACTTCCCGCCGCCGCGCTGCCCGCGGTTCCCCTCCCCGCTCCCGTCCCGGCTAACCCGGGCAAGTAA
- a CDS encoding tetratricopeptide repeat protein — translation MRDDPLKERFPDLQPGKRPGSLSTVNGFGMGLVGRRDDDPETGTYVVTHVFRALFIPILAVGAYRVADAQGGGWYCLGKVPLSPFARVWNVVLALIVVGAIGDIWWNSHTHSPEYLAGQKLKQADEAAAAGHGGEAARLCREVMDSKTSKADEGRTKLAGFIENPPGAPTEAAPVYQIAADLQRENRCPVPDLFDKGTALATRHAADDPAAALALLEVIAAFAPDPAAELALRGDLLEKLLARHPDDPKIASRLATVYEEKGERQKCEKLLAPFENRLGTLDGAALLGRIHSAAGRFDKAHELLAPFVAARLPALREAEQSFKSAYSAAEDRVVATLKGGKAPGFDYGRYERAQKAEQQTMISAYIDDQLKDDASLRGARQKLMAERGVVGAVVDLGLVQLQRAQGMADPAARKTELEAAEKTFLSVRGFAGENNEYRLSLGQVYYWLGRPDEGKKLFDAILRGAKTTANLLMVAHVLREVGDTTAARKYAEEAFNQEVDGALKHAAAHSRAVQFTDLDDEILWLGRCAPTSREIQASLAQARGHRAERDGNDAAATDHYRQAVRIYSELPDNSATLNNSALAHFALFRVTLDRAEFTRGADKLDRSIALNPTSAVSLLNAASLVSDSAARDTVGKEVDFRALKSPPAWEVVAYLYRTPAERAAVADRIAKHPGFVKARAYAEKLLVLSPKRDDPYQVLSGLFEQTYDVAALKSLAARASKIEFDLGDDVRKYQEYLAGKDEAKKIEESRAYVTRTTEALTAARALDKRTFAVAVGRYVRAKSAAWLLGQPVDADELVKLADEAHTAAPSAGAESTLQTALTLRAHLALIRDDAGYAAMAKRTHRSFATSLVGYSLTVDGPHRAKALQNADVKRLAVMAEDDFRREPDRATANAWVFLKAIGSSLANQAGEKAKANELARARSELARATAPYSAGTAFDEYWNLLLAGKDADAKKVITALGAKGVPVP, via the coding sequence ATGCGTGATGATCCGCTCAAAGAGCGCTTCCCGGACCTGCAACCGGGCAAGCGCCCGGGTTCCCTCAGTACCGTAAACGGGTTCGGCATGGGTCTCGTCGGCCGGCGCGACGACGACCCGGAAACCGGTACCTACGTCGTCACTCACGTTTTCCGCGCACTATTCATCCCCATTTTGGCGGTGGGCGCGTACCGGGTCGCGGACGCTCAGGGCGGCGGATGGTACTGTCTCGGCAAGGTGCCGCTCTCGCCGTTCGCCCGCGTGTGGAACGTCGTTCTCGCACTCATCGTCGTCGGGGCCATCGGGGATATCTGGTGGAACTCACACACCCATTCACCGGAGTATCTCGCCGGCCAGAAGCTCAAACAAGCCGACGAAGCCGCCGCCGCGGGTCACGGGGGCGAAGCCGCGCGTCTGTGCCGCGAGGTAATGGACTCCAAAACGTCGAAGGCGGACGAGGGGAGGACCAAACTGGCCGGGTTCATCGAGAACCCGCCGGGGGCACCGACGGAAGCCGCCCCGGTGTACCAAATTGCGGCCGATCTCCAGCGCGAGAACCGGTGCCCGGTCCCGGACCTGTTCGATAAGGGTACGGCGCTGGCCACGCGGCACGCAGCCGACGACCCGGCCGCGGCCCTCGCGCTACTGGAAGTAATCGCGGCGTTCGCGCCGGACCCGGCCGCCGAACTCGCGCTCCGCGGCGACCTGTTGGAGAAGCTGCTCGCCCGACACCCGGACGACCCGAAAATCGCCTCGCGCCTCGCGACCGTCTATGAGGAAAAGGGCGAACGACAAAAGTGCGAGAAGCTGCTCGCGCCGTTCGAGAACCGACTCGGCACGCTCGACGGCGCCGCGCTCCTCGGGCGCATTCACTCGGCGGCCGGGCGGTTCGATAAGGCCCACGAACTGCTCGCGCCCTTCGTCGCGGCCCGGTTGCCGGCGCTGCGCGAAGCGGAGCAATCCTTCAAGTCCGCGTACAGTGCCGCCGAGGACCGCGTGGTGGCCACGTTGAAGGGCGGGAAGGCCCCCGGGTTCGACTACGGGCGGTACGAGCGGGCACAGAAAGCCGAACAACAAACAATGATTAGCGCCTATATCGATGACCAGTTGAAGGACGACGCGAGTCTGCGCGGCGCGCGGCAAAAGCTGATGGCCGAGCGCGGGGTGGTCGGGGCCGTGGTCGATCTGGGGTTGGTCCAGCTCCAGCGTGCCCAGGGTATGGCCGACCCTGCCGCCCGCAAAACCGAACTGGAAGCGGCCGAAAAGACGTTCCTTTCGGTCCGCGGGTTCGCCGGGGAGAATAACGAGTACCGATTGTCGCTCGGTCAGGTGTACTACTGGCTCGGGCGCCCGGACGAGGGCAAGAAGCTCTTCGACGCGATCCTCCGCGGGGCCAAAACGACCGCGAACCTGCTGATGGTGGCCCACGTGCTGCGCGAGGTGGGCGACACCACCGCCGCGCGCAAGTACGCGGAGGAGGCATTCAACCAGGAAGTCGACGGCGCGCTCAAGCACGCAGCGGCCCACTCGCGGGCCGTGCAGTTCACCGACCTCGACGACGAGATCCTGTGGCTGGGTCGGTGCGCCCCGACCTCGCGCGAGATCCAGGCCTCGCTCGCCCAGGCGCGCGGGCACCGGGCCGAGCGCGACGGGAACGACGCCGCGGCCACCGACCACTACCGACAGGCGGTCCGGATCTACTCCGAGCTGCCGGACAACTCCGCGACGCTCAACAACTCCGCGCTCGCGCACTTCGCGCTGTTCCGCGTCACCCTCGACCGCGCGGAGTTCACGCGCGGCGCGGACAAACTCGACCGCTCCATTGCGCTGAACCCGACGAGCGCGGTTTCGCTGCTGAACGCGGCCAGTTTGGTCTCCGACAGCGCGGCCCGCGACACGGTCGGTAAAGAGGTCGACTTCCGCGCGCTCAAGTCCCCGCCCGCATGGGAAGTGGTCGCGTACCTGTACCGCACCCCGGCCGAGCGCGCGGCCGTCGCCGACCGGATCGCCAAGCACCCCGGGTTCGTTAAAGCGCGTGCCTACGCCGAGAAGTTGCTCGTCCTCTCGCCCAAGCGCGACGACCCGTATCAGGTTCTCTCCGGGCTGTTCGAGCAAACCTACGATGTGGCCGCCCTGAAGAGCCTCGCGGCCCGCGCGTCGAAGATCGAGTTCGACCTCGGTGACGACGTGCGCAAGTACCAGGAGTACCTGGCCGGTAAGGACGAGGCCAAAAAGATCGAAGAGTCCCGCGCCTACGTCACCCGCACCACGGAAGCCCTCACCGCGGCCCGCGCGCTCGACAAGCGGACGTTCGCGGTCGCCGTCGGGCGCTACGTCCGGGCCAAGAGCGCGGCGTGGCTCCTGGGCCAACCCGTAGACGCCGACGAGCTGGTGAAACTCGCGGACGAAGCCCACACCGCGGCGCCGTCGGCGGGTGCGGAATCGACCCTACAAACGGCCCTGACGCTCCGCGCGCACCTCGCGCTGATCCGGGACGACGCGGGCTACGCGGCGATGGCGAAGCGGACGCACCGATCGTTCGCAACCAGCCTGGTCGGGTACTCACTCACGGTAGACGGGCCGCACCGCGCGAAGGCCCTGCAAAACGCGGACGTGAAGCGGCTCGCGGTAATGGCCGAAGACGATTTCCGCCGCGAGCCGGACCGCGCCACCGCGAACGCGTGGGTGTTTCTCAAGGCGATCGGTTCGAGCCTCGCTAACCAGGCGGGCGAAAAAGCGAAAGCGAACGAACTGGCGCGTGCCCGGAGTGAACTCGCACGCGCCACCGCACCGTACTCGGCCGGAACCGCGTTCGATGAGTACTGGAACCTCCTCCTCGCGGGCAAGGACGCGGACGCGAAAAAAGTAATCACCGCCCTCGGCGCCAAAGGCGTTCCGGTTCCTTGA
- a CDS encoding MarC family protein, which produces MAAAAVLLFLVMDPLGNIPFFLAALKHVDPARQSRVILRELVIAYLVMVGFLFTGQYVLAAMRISEPALSISGGVILFLIAIKMVFPTPSHSLHEDVDGEPFIVPLAIPYVAGPSVLAVELLLMSREPNRWLEWLGAVTVAWFGVAVIVFLGARLRSYLGQKGLTALERLMGMVLVAIAVQMFLTGIERFVAQMQPAPAALRSTPADANPPTGVACRCIVVVARSGSSAS; this is translated from the coding sequence ATGGCCGCGGCGGCAGTGCTGTTGTTCCTCGTCATGGACCCGCTCGGGAACATCCCGTTTTTTCTCGCCGCGCTCAAACACGTGGACCCGGCGCGCCAGAGTCGCGTGATTCTCCGGGAACTGGTAATCGCGTACTTGGTGATGGTCGGGTTCCTGTTTACCGGTCAGTACGTGCTCGCCGCGATGCGAATTTCCGAGCCGGCGCTGTCCATTTCCGGCGGCGTGATCCTGTTTTTGATCGCGATCAAGATGGTGTTCCCGACCCCGTCCCACAGCCTACACGAAGATGTAGACGGTGAACCGTTCATCGTGCCGCTCGCGATCCCGTATGTCGCGGGGCCGTCGGTGCTTGCGGTCGAATTGCTCCTGATGAGCCGCGAGCCGAATCGGTGGCTGGAGTGGCTCGGTGCGGTCACGGTCGCGTGGTTCGGTGTCGCGGTGATCGTGTTCCTCGGGGCGCGCCTGCGTTCGTATCTGGGGCAGAAGGGACTCACCGCACTGGAGCGCCTCATGGGGATGGTGCTCGTCGCGATCGCGGTTCAGATGTTCCTGACCGGTATCGAACGGTTCGTGGCCCAAATGCAGCCCGCACCGGCCGCGCTGCGCTCAACTCCCGCCGATGCGAACCCGCCCACGGGTGTCGCGTGTCGGTGTATCGTGGTCGTGGCGCGAAGCGGTTCATCCGCGAGCTGA
- a CDS encoding VIT domain-containing protein, with translation MRTSLTGTVTGPLATLTLAQAFALPDRSTDVLEALYRFLLPGDAAVTCVRVRFGDVEIHAIQKERETAETDYREAKRTGRQAALVTRESPDVFTLAVAGIRAGQDIVVQTDYVQVAKVEGAGWSLRVPLTTAPRYVRADEANSRHADGQPLAVLRDPGHRFALDLVIREAERIASPTHALAVEGDRVRLREEEVIPDRDCVISWGAKADDSQPALRTWVHTDPATEKAYFLALCAPPKFANAKKTPREVVLLVDLSGSMRGAKWEGADWAVERFLAGMSEHDSFALGLFHSTTKWFAERPRKATPDAVREAVEFLKANLDSGGTELGVALEQALDRARVADTPSRHVLILTDAEVTHTKFCGDRGNEMLARVCREDRAADGPAVLSGGQRQRVALARALAGDPRLLLLDEPLGSLDALTRIKMQHSLKTCDSRTGLRPCSLLTTWTRPWHSRIGSCESRPGASPGSGRSRCRAAGMPPRSARSCARSATP, from the coding sequence ATGCGCACCTCACTGACCGGTACTGTGACCGGGCCGCTCGCGACCCTTACGCTCGCACAAGCCTTTGCGCTACCGGACCGATCGACCGACGTTCTCGAAGCGCTGTACCGCTTCCTGCTACCGGGCGACGCGGCCGTGACTTGCGTTCGCGTGCGGTTCGGCGATGTCGAGATTCACGCCATTCAGAAAGAGCGCGAAACCGCCGAAACGGATTACAGGGAAGCCAAGCGCACAGGGCGGCAAGCGGCCCTCGTAACGCGGGAATCACCGGACGTGTTTACGCTCGCAGTGGCGGGTATTCGGGCCGGGCAAGATATCGTCGTTCAGACCGATTACGTGCAGGTCGCGAAGGTTGAAGGGGCAGGGTGGTCACTGCGCGTGCCGTTGACCACCGCGCCGCGCTACGTTCGCGCGGACGAGGCCAACTCGCGCCACGCGGACGGGCAACCGCTCGCCGTGTTACGCGATCCGGGGCACCGGTTCGCGCTCGATCTCGTCATCCGCGAAGCCGAACGCATTGCCAGCCCCACGCACGCACTGGCAGTGGAGGGGGACCGCGTTCGATTGCGGGAAGAGGAAGTGATTCCGGACCGCGACTGTGTCATTTCGTGGGGCGCGAAGGCGGACGATTCGCAGCCCGCGCTGCGGACGTGGGTTCACACCGATCCCGCGACCGAGAAGGCGTACTTCCTGGCGCTGTGCGCGCCGCCGAAGTTCGCGAACGCGAAGAAGACCCCGCGCGAGGTCGTGCTTCTCGTGGACCTTTCCGGTTCGATGAGGGGAGCAAAGTGGGAGGGCGCGGATTGGGCCGTTGAACGCTTCCTGGCGGGGATGAGTGAGCACGATTCGTTCGCGCTGGGGCTGTTTCACAGCACGACGAAATGGTTCGCCGAGCGCCCGCGCAAAGCGACGCCGGACGCAGTACGCGAAGCCGTGGAGTTCTTGAAGGCTAATCTGGATAGCGGCGGAACCGAACTCGGCGTGGCGCTGGAACAGGCGCTCGACCGGGCGCGGGTTGCGGACACGCCGTCACGTCACGTCCTCATCCTCACCGATGCGGAAGTGACTCATACCAAATTCTGTGGGGACCGCGGGAACGAAATGCTCGCCCGGGTCTGCCGAGAGGACCGCGCGGCAGACGGGCCCGCGGTCCTCTCGGGCGGGCAGCGCCAGCGGGTCGCCCTGGCCCGGGCACTCGCCGGCGACCCGCGGTTGCTCCTACTCGACGAACCGCTCGGTAGCCTCGACGCACTCACCCGCATCAAGATGCAGCACTCATTGAAGACCTGTGACTCGCGGACCGGTTTACGACCGTGCTCATTACTCACGACGTGGACGAGGCCGTGGCACTCGCGGATCGGATCGTGCGAGTCGCGGCCGGGCGCGTCGCCGGGGAGTGGCCGGTCCCGTTGCCGCGCCGCCGGGATGCCCCCGCGTTCGGCCCGCTCGTGCGCACGATCCGCGACGCCGTGA
- a CDS encoding gamma-glutamyltransferase, with amino-acid sequence MPSATSRREFLARTGCALGAGLLPGTNLAADGPAKGLVTGQAEGAEAGTAVLAAGGNAVNAIVAAALVAGVVAVPGTGIAGYGGHLVVTKPDGKTFAIDFNSAAPAAIKPDTFAVDAKGNVRGDANTFGRLAVGVPGVLAGLQLALDKFGTRNFADVVKPAIRFAKDGFPVSKGFAAAIRGAKARLATDPGSAKLFFAKGCPSQKGRRTRTRTSATSRTRSRRSRRTAGW; translated from the coding sequence ATGCCGAGCGCGACCAGCCGCCGCGAGTTCTTGGCCCGAACCGGGTGCGCCCTCGGCGCCGGGCTCCTTCCCGGCACGAACCTCGCCGCGGACGGACCGGCGAAGGGGCTCGTGACTGGGCAGGCGGAAGGAGCGGAGGCGGGCACGGCCGTACTCGCGGCCGGGGGCAATGCGGTCAACGCGATCGTGGCCGCCGCGCTCGTCGCGGGCGTGGTCGCAGTGCCGGGAACGGGCATTGCCGGATACGGTGGTCACCTCGTCGTCACAAAACCGGACGGGAAGACGTTCGCCATCGATTTCAACTCCGCGGCCCCGGCCGCGATCAAGCCCGACACGTTCGCGGTTGATGCCAAGGGGAACGTGAGGGGTGATGCGAACACGTTCGGCAGGCTCGCGGTCGGGGTGCCGGGCGTACTCGCGGGGTTGCAACTCGCGCTCGACAAGTTCGGCACGAGAAACTTTGCGGACGTCGTGAAGCCGGCTATCCGGTTTGCGAAAGACGGATTTCCGGTGTCGAAGGGCTTCGCCGCGGCAATCCGGGGCGCGAAAGCGCGGCTCGCAACCGACCCCGGGTCCGCGAAACTGTTTTTCGCAAAGGGGTGCCCCTCGCAGAAGGGGCGACGTACAAGAACCCGGACCTCGGCGACATCGCGGACAAGATCGCGGCGTTCAAGGCGAACGGCGGGCTGGTGA
- a CDS encoding gamma-glutamyltransferase — protein MGDPSHAKVPVEQLLSDEHAKGAAEHVRSAVKAKMPLEDTSDGRPSGGAVYLNTVDASGLTVALTFTHGGYFGSQVTIDGLGLVLGHGVSRFDPRPGRANSPAPGKRPLHNMCPAVVTKDGTPVLALGATGGRRIVNACSTSSRTGSGSRSRSRTRSRRRAFIRRATPCCRSKRPGPPGGGPSQGGRVRPEDRPWCFAERPRARPDHRGTSRRRKVSHFTYRRSVMSSRIYGAAALVAVGLATGFLCATALPSQSQKPTDARPSAEPDTVFVEEMTWVEVRDAQEQEDNGHRPDRRRGGERALRCHGKAQLHPPGHDRRDRARAG, from the coding sequence TTGGGTGATCCGAGCCACGCGAAGGTACCGGTGGAGCAACTCCTGTCAGACGAGCACGCGAAGGGAGCCGCCGAGCACGTGCGATCCGCGGTGAAGGCCAAGATGCCACTCGAAGACACGTCCGACGGGCGCCCGTCCGGCGGCGCGGTCTACCTGAACACGGTCGACGCTTCCGGGCTAACGGTCGCGCTCACGTTCACCCACGGCGGGTACTTCGGCTCGCAGGTGACGATTGACGGATTGGGGCTGGTGCTCGGCCACGGGGTGTCGCGGTTCGACCCGCGCCCCGGGCGCGCGAACTCGCCCGCGCCGGGCAAGCGCCCGCTACACAACATGTGCCCCGCAGTGGTGACGAAGGACGGCACACCGGTGCTGGCCCTCGGCGCGACCGGCGGGCGCCGGATCGTGAACGCGTGTTCGACGTCCTCGCGTACCGGCTCGGGCAGTCGCTCTCGCTCGCGGACGCGGTCAAGGCGCCGCGCGTTCATACGGAGGGCGACACCGTGTTGTCGCTCGAAGCGGCCTGGCCCGCCCGGTGGCGGACCATCTCAAGGCGGCCGGGTACGACCTGAAGACCGGCCCTGGTGCTTCGCTGAACGCCCTCGAGCGCGACCCGATCACCGGGGCACTTCGCGCCGCCGCAAGGTGAGTCACTTCACGTACCGGAGATCGGTCATGAGTTCACGTATCTACGGCGCGGCGGCCCTCGTTGCCGTCGGCCTCGCGACCGGATTCCTCTGCGCGACGGCGCTTCCATCGCAGTCCCAGAAGCCCACCGACGCGCGACCGAGCGCCGAACCCGACACCGTGTTCGTGGAAGAGATGACCTGGGTCGAGGTCCGCGACGCTCAAGAACAAGAAGACAACGGTCATCGTCCCGACCGGCGGCGTGGAGGAGAACGGGCCTTACGTTGTCACGGGAAAGCACAACTACATCCTCCGGGGCACGACCGACGCGATCGCGCGCGAGCTGGGTGA